The Ischnura elegans chromosome 10, ioIscEleg1.1, whole genome shotgun sequence genome contains the following window.
GTCCTGCTAAGCAATATTTCAGTGGtaattatgatatattttctttgtttttcttgtTGATGAGATTGTAAAATGTCTTAAAACTCGGGGTCCCGATGGTGGACTTCCTTGCCTTGTTTTGTTAGTATTGCCATAGCAAAGACATGTAGGATTTagcattcaataatttcaatgaaatagacATGGATTCTATTGATGTGGTTTTTCTCACTTCTGAAACACAGGTTACTCAATGTTTCTTGGCTTCACTGGTATTACAACTGCGGCCTTATACCTATACTATCTACAATGCAAGAAGATCAAGCGCGAGGAAATAGAAATGAGGAGCTCACGTATAGCACTGTTTCCATTGTTGGTGGCGGAAAGAGATAGAGAGTAAGCGTCGAGTTAGAAGTGCATGGTTTTTTATTTGTAGCCTGGAAATCTAATGAGTATCTCCATTTCCTTGTAGGTATCTGAAGCAGTTAAGGAGAAATCGTGATGAAGAAGCGAAACTGATGGCTAATGTTGAAGGATGGGAGGTGGGAAAGTGGAATGGCGAACCAATTTACCGAACAACTCCGCCGGACACTTTGCTTGAAC
Protein-coding sequences here:
- the LOC124166641 gene encoding NADH dehydrogenase [ubiquinone] 1 alpha subcomplex subunit 13, with translation MATTSKKQDMPPPGGYAAINFVRSPAKQYFSGYSMFLGFTGITTAALYLYYLQCKKIKREEIEMRSSRIALFPLLVAERDREYLKQLRRNRDEEAKLMANVEGWEVGKWNGEPIYRTTPPDTLLEPHITEYYVHAPYREFARRSNITMWH